The following is a genomic window from bacterium.
GGGCAAACAATCGCCTCATCAACACTCCGGAAAAGCTTCCGATTGAAAAAGAATACGAAACCCGTGCCGTTTCGAGCGGCTAAAGCGTGGCCGGACTTTCCGGCAACGGCTCGTACAACGGCGGCTGCGGTTCGGGCATATCGACCCGTTCAAACGCTCCAAAATCCGCACCCAGCGGATTGATGTTCCGTCCCATGAACCGCTCGACCGACTCGGTGAACCCACCGTCCGCGCCGATCCGGCTGTAGCATTCGTTCGCCAGCCGCACGAGCTGCTCGGCGACTTTCTTGTCTTTTTGCACCTTCAGGAACTCCGACTCGATCTTGTCGGGATTCTGTTCGAGCGCCGCCTGGCGAAGGGCCTTGGCATTGACAAGCGTGTCCGCGAGGATGCGCCGCAAATCCGCAAGACGCGGTGCGACGCAATTGAGGCGCAGCGTGTCCTGATTCTGGCGCGCGTCCTTTTCCTCGGCGTCCATCGCGGCGACGGACGCGCGGAGGAACTTGACGAAGTTATCCGTTTGAACGACGGCCGCCTTTTCTTCCTCGACGACCGCCTGGGCGAAAAGCTGCGTCGCGCCGAAGGCGGCAACGAGCGCCAAGGTTGCCAGCAACAAAAAAGGCCTAGCCATCGTTCATCCCTCCCGGACGACTTCGCCCGATGCCCGCTATTCCGCGGGCGTGAAGATGAAGGAGTAGTTGACGGTCGCGGCTCCGCCTTCGGGCGGCACCGGGAAATGGAAACGGCCCACGGAACGGCAAACGCAATCCGCGACCGACTGATTCGAGATCGTGTTGCTCGCCACGGAGCAACTGGTGACGCCGCCGTCGGCGCCGATGTTGAACGAGACGCCGACTTTTCCCTGCAGGGTCGGATCGAGTTTCAGGGCGCGCTCGTAGCAGCTACGGACAAGGCCGATGCGTCCCATGATGTATCCGCGCACCGAACCCGCGTCGACGTTCGACGGCATGCTGCTGCCGCCCGTCGAAACCCGCGCCACCTTGACCAGTTTTTTCTCGCCGCTGTCGACGGAACGCGGGCCGCCGACGGTGCCGAGGTTGCCGGCGCTCGTTGCCGTCAGGTTGCCGCCACTGCCGCCGCCGCGTTGTTCGAGGCCCTTGCCGCCGGACGCGACGTCGACACCGCCCGCGATCTTGGAGAGCGCGGTATCCAGACCGCTGTCGGTCGTTCCGCCGCTGATGATGTCATCCACGGCGCCGCCGGATTCCTTGAGCGCGGTGATGACGCCGATGAGACCCTTGGTGGCGACATCCTCGACCGGCTCTTCCGCCGGCGGGCCGGGATCGCCGGGAGGGGCCTCCTTGGGCTCGGCCTTTTTCTCGCCGCCGGCCTTTTTCGGCTCTTCCTTCTTTTCCTCGAGGGCCTTGTCTTCGAGCGGCTCTTCCGGCGGAATTTCGGTGATGTCGATCTGCGCGATGCGGTTCTGGAACTGCGCGACGCGGTCCTCGGAAAGACTCTCCTGGGCGGGCAGCGAATTGAGGTACGCGATCGTCGCGATGTGGAGGATCGCCGAACAAATCAGGATGATGACGAAAGCGGGTTCGATCTTGTGGATCATCCCGCGGCGAAATTCCTTCGGCAGCCCGGTGAGCGGCGGAGGCGGCGGCGCAACGACGACCTGAAAGAGGACGGTCGTCTTGCCAAAATTGACGGTGCCCTTGCCGGCCTGGCCCAGGGGCAGATCTTTCCCGGCCAGTTCGCCGACATCCTTCGCGCCCGAATCGACCGCGACGCGGCCGGACATGTTGGCAAGTGGATGCAGG
Proteins encoded in this region:
- a CDS encoding AgmX/PglI C-terminal domain-containing protein; translated protein: MAISIQRKAMKIGLVQDGKLVSESVLQDTDVVTFGSDPSNTITVAGKNVPKSHKLITRAGDEFRLHPLANMSGRVAVDSGAKDVGELAGKDLPLGQAGKGTVNFGKTTVLFQVVVAPPPPPLTGLPKEFRRGMIHKIEPAFVIILICSAILHIATIAYLNSLPAQESLSEDRVAQFQNRIAQIDITEIPPEEPLEDKALEEKKEEPKKAGGEKKAEPKEAPPGDPGPPAEEPVEDVATKGLIGVITALKESGGAVDDIISGGTTDSGLDTALSKIAGGVDVASGGKGLEQRGGGSGGNLTATSAGNLGTVGGPRSVDSGEKKLVKVARVSTGGSSMPSNVDAGSVRGYIMGRIGLVRSCYERALKLDPTLQGKVGVSFNIGADGGVTSCSVASNTISNQSVADCVCRSVGRFHFPVPPEGGAATVNYSFIFTPAE